The genome window AACGACATCTCCGGCTACCTGCCCGAGCCCGTGGGCGGCCTCACGGGTTATAGCCGTGCGGTGGAGTTGGCTCTGAACAAGATGAGCAACGGCGAGGTCGAAACCAGCTGGGCCGGGGCTTCACAGCTCGATACGGTCGCCGATCCGCTCCCGTCCGACCCGCAGTGGTCCGGGCACACTGTCTACAAGGATGAGCGGAGGTACCGCTCGAGTGCCCCACCCGCCGCTGTCTGGAGCGTCATCGAGGGCATCGGCGGCGAGAACGGCTGGTACTCGTGGCCAGTAGCCTGGGCTGCCCGAGGTTGGCTGGACAAGCTCGCCGGTGGGGTGGGGCTGCGCCGCGGACGGCGCCATTCTTCTGAGCTGATGGCAGGGGAGGCCCTGGACTTCTGGCGGGTGGAGGAACTGGTTCGTGGTGAGAAGCTGCGGCTGCGGGCGGAGATGAAGCTGCCGGGCCGGGCCTGGCTCGAGCTGTCGGTAGTGCCCGACGGCGGCGCGAGCGAATACCGCCAACGCGCCGTCTTCTTCCCGAGAGGCCTCGCGGGCCGGCTCTACTGGCTCGCCGTCCTGCCGTTCCACGGCGTCATCTTCGCGTCGATGGCCCGGAACATCACCCGGGCGGCAGAGCGCGCAGCCCAGCCGGCCTGAGGGCTGCGAACCCTACCCGATCGCGGGCACGGTGCGAGGCCGGACGATTGTCCAGAGGAACACCACGCCCAGGCTGATGCAGGCGGCCATGACACCGGCCATCGGGGTGGCGGAGTCGATGCCGAGCAGGCCCACGACGGGGGAGATGACGCCTGCCAGGCCGAAGGTCGTTGCACCTAGCAGGGACGCTGCCGTCCCCGCCTGGGCACCGTGGTTGGCAAGGGCCAGTACCTGCACGCAGGGGAACGTGAAGCCGGCGGCCATGATGTAGAACCAGAGCGGAACAGCCGTGCCCCAGAAGCCGAAGCCCAGGTAGTCGAAGAGGATGATAAGCAGGGCCATGGTGAGCATGAGGGCCGTTGACCCCACGAGCACCCACTGCGGGCCCACCCTGCGAAGCACCCGTGAGCTGATCTGCACCGCAGCGACGATGCCAAGTGAGTTGATGGCGAACAGGACCCCGTAGCCCTGCGGATCCAGGCCATACACGTCCTGGAACAGGAACGGCGACGACGACAGGTAGGAGAACAGGCCCGAGAAGTTCATGCCGCCGACCAGCAGGACGCCGATGAAAACCCTGTCGGTCAGGACTGCGCGGTAGCGTTGCAGGGCGGTCGAGGAGGAAGCCTTACGCCGGTCCGCGGGCAGCGTCTCGATGATGAACGTGGACACCGCGAGGATCACCAGGAAGGCGTAGGCGGCGAGGAACCAGAAGATCCCGGGCCAAGGCATGATTACCAGGAGTTGGGAGCCGATGACCGGGGCGAAGATGGGGGCCATTCCGTTGACCAGCGCCATATAGGACAGCATCCGAACCAGCGGGTAGCCGCTGAATAGGTCGCGAATCATGGCCATTGCGACGACGCCGCCACCTGCAGCACCCATCCCCTGGAGGACGCGAAACACCATGAGCATGCCGATGTCCGTCGACATGGCGGCCCCGACTGAGGCGACAACGTGAAGGCTGGTTGCGGCGATCAGCGGAAGCCGCCGGCCGACCTTGTCGCTCCAGGGGCCGACCAGGAGCTGGCCGGCAGCGAAGCCCACGATGGTGCCTGTGAGGGTGAGCTGGATTGCCGCCTCAGTGACGCGAAGGTCGTCCTGGAGGGCGGGGAAGGCTGGGAGATAGAGATCGATCGTGAAGGGGCCGAGCGCTGTCAACGTTCCGAGGATGAAGACATAGATCAGCTTCTGGCGCCGTGTGAGGGCGTCGCCGGGGTGAGTGATGGTGCTCAACAGATACCTAACTGGGGCGTGTGTGCGAGGGCGGTGATAGACGCGCTGCGACGCTGCAGGTGCCAGATGGTGGAGGTGCGCATCCGAAGGGCTGGATGCGAGAGCGTCATGGTGGTTGCCGTAACGAATCAACATCTATCTTAGAACCCCTGCGCAAGCCCCCGCTGCTGGGAGCAGATGGGGGATTGCTCAGTCGACTTAGTGTTGTCGTAGGGTGAAGGGTCAGATCTGCGTGGATCAGCCGAACCTTGAGGAGACATACAGTGCATGCCAGCCGTCCGAGCAGCAACGAAGCCGGTAGCGCGCCTCGCCCGCACACCGGCAAGGTCATCGGCGTCAGCGTCGCTGCAGCCGTCGGCGGCCTGCTGTTCGGGTTCGACACCGCCGTCGTCAACGGAGCGGTGGATGCCATCCAGCAGGACTTCAACCTCGGCGAAGCGGTGCTCGGGTTCACGGTGGCAATCACGCTCCTGGGCTGTGCGGCCGGGGCCTGGTTTGCAGGTGAACTGGCTGACCGACTGGGCCGCAAGCGGGTGATGTTCGGCGCAGCCATTCTGTTCCTGGTCAATTCCGTCGGTTCAGGGTTCGCATTCAGCGAGTGGGACCTGATGTTCTGGCGGCTTGTCGGCGGTGTGGCGATCGGCGTCGCCTCCGTTATCGCCCCGGGGTACATCGCCGAGATCGCTCCCGCAAAGTGGCGTGGAGGTCTTGCCTCGATTCAGCAGTTGGCCATCACGATCGGCATCTTCGCGGCCCTGCTCTCCGACGCCTGGCTCGCGGACCTCGCCGGCGGCGCTTCGGGCGACCTGTGGTGGGGCTTGCCTGCCTGGCGCTGGATGCTGCTTGTCGGCGTCGTGCCTGCCCTTGTCTACGGAGTGCTGGCTCTGACCATTCCGGAATCACCCCATTACCTGATCCGCGGAGGCCGCGACGCAGAAGCCGCGCACGTTCTCTCCCGGGTGACCGGTGTGCGCGATACCTCGGCCAAGCTGGGCGAGATCCGGGCAACCCTGCGGACCGAAGACAGGACCACGCTCCGCGACCTGCGGGGGCCGGCGCTGGGCATCCAGCCCATCCTCTGGGTCGGAATGGCCATCGCCGCGCTCCAGCAACTCGTGGGAATCAACGCCATCTTCTACTACTCCACAACGCTGTGGCAGTCCGTGGGCTTCAGTGAGAGTGATTCGTTCACGACGTCGGTAATCACGTCCGTGATCAATGTCGCCATGACCTTCGTCGCCATCTTCTTCGTGGACCGCATCGGCCGGCGCAAGCTGCTGCTCGTTGGCTCCGCAGGCATGTTCGTAGGGCTGCTTGCAGCCACCCTCTCCTTCGCGCAGGCCTCCGGGAGCGGCGAGGACGTGAGCCTCCCCGGCATCTGGGGTCCCGTAGCGCTGATCGGGGCGAATTTGTTCGTGATTTTCTTTGCGGCGACATGGGGCCCGGTGATGTGGGTGACACTCGGCGAGATGTTCCCGAACAAGATACGTTCCATCGCGCTGGGGGTCGCCACAATGGTCAACTGGATCTTCAACTTCCTGGTGACGCTGGCCTTCCCCTGGGTCAGCGAGAACCTCGGAGTATGGATCATGTACGCGGTCTTCACCGTATTTGCGGTCGTCTCGTTCTGGTTCGTCCGGACGCGCCTTGAGGAGTACGCCGGACGGGAGCTGGAAGACCGGGACGAACTGGTGACCAGCTGACCGTGGTCGTCGTCGGCCGGTTGACCGGCGAACCATGGGCGAGAAATATGCGGCGGTGGTAATTTTGGGAAGCGAAGCGCAGGACAATCGGATGGAGGCAGGGCACATGGAGAGCTCGACCAGCACGCGGGTAGAACGTTCCGGCGGCACCCCGTCGGTGATCGGACTGATCAGACTGCTCCTGCGGCTGACGCCCCGTCAGTTCGGGGACGAGTTCTCACTAGCTCGCGAACAGCTCAAGCAGAAGGGCGTAAAGGCAGGGGTGGCGGCCGCGTTCTTCGTGGTTGCGCTCATTTTCGTCGCGTTCCTGGTCGTCGCGCTTATTGTCGCCGCCATCATGGGCCTGGCCACCGTAATGCCTCCGTGGCTGGCCGCTCTCTGCTTCGCCGCGCTTTTCCTGATCATCGCGGCCATTGCCGGCTTCATGGGGTTCTCCCGGTTCAAGAAGGCGCTGCCGCTGCTCCCTGAGGACGCCATCCGCGGCGTCAAGTACGACATCGGAGTGCTGAAGGAAGGGCGGAAGTTCAATCCCGCCACACTCGACGCGCCGAAGCCGAAGGAACAGAAGAAGCCCAAGCACAAGGACACCGGAGAGCCCAAGCCGGCCACGCCGTCGTACGCCGAGCTCCGCAGCCGCTCCGGACGGCGCCGCGATCACATCGCCGAGACCCGCGACCAGCTTGACCGTGGCCTGGACTTCAAGTCGCGGTTCGGGAAGACCACCTCGCGGGCCAAGGATGCCGCGGCTCGTGCCAAGTCCTCCGCTGCCCATGCCAAGTCCTCCGCGCTGCATGCCCGCGAGGCCCGGAGCTCGCGCACCCGTCCAGAAACCGCCGCCCACGCGGTTCGTCACAACCAGACCCTTGCCGACCGGTGGAAGCCCCTGAGCGTCGTGGCAGCTTCGGCAGCTGCCATTGCCGTAATGGTCCGCCGCCTCGTCACAAAGTAGGCGCGCGAAACAGACGCGGAACAGTCGCTGTATCCCCGCCTGCAGGGTTGAGCCCGCGACAGCCTGCATAATGGGGAGCGGAGGGACCGTGATCAGAATTATTGGCGCAGGGGGAAAGCCTGGGCATATTCCTGCCGAACTGAACACTTTCTGGACCCTGCCCAACATCATCACCGTCATCCGGTTCTGCGGAGTTCCGCTCTTCGTGGCGTTCGTGGTGCAAAAGGATTACGCCGCAGCCGTCATCACACTGGTTGCGCTCGGTTCCACCGACTGGATCGACGGCTACGTTGCCCGCCGGTTCGGCCAGGTGTCGTCGGTGGGAAAATGGCTTGATCCCCTTGCCGACCGCACCGCCCTGATCGTGGTTGCGGTGACATTCGTGGTGGACGGCGTTGCACCGCCCTGGCTTGTCTGGACCATCGTCATCCCGGACGCAATCCTCATTGTCAATGCGCTCATTTTGTTCCGGGGCCGGCTGCGCCTGCCTGTCACAAACATCGGCAAGATCCGGACTGCGCTGCTGCTGGTCGGTTCCCCCCTCCTGCTCCTGCAGCGCGTCGAGGGATTTGACCAGACCTGGCTCGAAATAACAGCGAACGTCCTGCTCCTGCTCGGCTGCATAGGCCACATCATCGCGTTCTATGGCTATTTCATTGCTGCCCACCGCAAGTACCGGCTGGAGCGCGCCGCATGATGAGAGCAGGCGCATGGCCTGGGTAGCGGTTCTGCTGGCGCTGCTCGGCGCGTGTTTCCTCGCCGTAGGCGCGCAGCGCCAGGGCAGTGCGGTGCGCTCGAACACCGGCGGGTTATCCCTCAACTCGACAGGCTTCATGCGGTTGCTGCGCAATCCCCGCTGGATCCTCGGACTGATCCTGCTCGGGGCCGGCATGGTGTGCAACGTGATCGCGCTAAGCCTCGCCAGCCTCACTGTGGTGCAGCCCATCGGCGCGATCGCCCTGGTGATCACCACGGTGGTGAACTCCCGAGACCAGGGGGTGCGGATCAACCGACCCACCGTCATGGCCATCTCAGCGTGTGTTGCGGGAAGCGCGCTGTTCGTACTGCTGGCCCTCAACGTAACCCGCAAGGACCACGTTGTGCTGCCCGACCAGGAGCTCACGGCAGTGCTGCTGCTGTGCATCGCCGTTGCGGTATTCGGGACCCTAGCGGCTGTCTTCAAACGCCGCCTGAACGCGTTCGCCTACATTCTCGGCGCCGGCGTGCTGTTCGGCTTCGTTGCGGTTCTCACCAAGATCATCGCCACGCACCTGCTCGATCCGAACGGACGATTCCTTCTGAACGTGCCGATCTACAGCGTGGTCGCAATCATTGCCGCAGCCGGGCTGGGGTCCTGGTTCGTCCAGAGCGCCTACGCCACCGGACCGCCCGACCTGGTCATCGCCGGCCTCACTGTCATCGACCCGATCGTGGGCATCGCCGTCGGTATCGCAGTGCTCGGCGAGCTCCAACCCAATGTCGAATCGGTGATCGCAATTGCCATGGGAGTGGCAGCCATCGTTGCTATTGTGGGGGTAACAGCCCTGTCGCGGCACCATCCAGATGTGGTCAAGCGCCAGAAGGAAGCACGACGGCGCTAACGCCGGTGCACTGACCATCGTTGCCAACCCGAGGACTACTTCGTGACAGATTCGGCAGCACGTTCGCCGCTCACCATCCTGATCGCCGCCGACACTTATCCGCCGCACATCAACGGCGCGGCGCAATTCGGTTACCGGCTTGCCAAGGGCATGAGCGCACGCGGGCATAACGTACACGTTCTCGCTCCGCACACCACCAAGGGCAAGAGCTTCACCGAGCCGGGCGGCGACTGGACAGTGCACCGGCTCCGGTCGCACTCGGTACCCACCCACGACTACTGGCGGATCTGTTTCCCCTGGGAAATCAAGCGTGAGATCAGCATGCTCTTCGATCGCGTGCAGCCGGATGTAGTACACGTGCAGTGCCACTACATGGTGGGCGAATACACCCTGTATGAGGCCGTGAAGCGGGGGATCCGGGTGGTCGCCACCAACCACTTCATGCCGGAGAACCTCAACCCATTCCTGCCCTTCCCGCAGTGGTTCAAGAGCATCGTTGCCAGGAACTCGTGGCGGGACATGGGGAGGGTGATGGGCAAGGCGGATGTCGTCACCACGCCCACGCCTCTGGCAGCCAAGGCAATGCACGAGCACGCGTTCCTTCGCAAGGTGTTGCCGCTGTCCAACGGAATCGATGCCGCAGCCTATGAGCCAAGGCCGGGAGAGCAGATTGAGCGCCCGGACCACCCGATTGTTCTCTTTGTTGGGCGATTGGCGGAAGAGAAGCACGTCGATGTGCTGATCGATGCTGTTGCAAAAACCCCTGACCATCTGAACCTCCACCTGGAGATCATCGGTGGCGGAGAAGTGAAGCCTGCATTGAAGGCACAGGCGGAGCGCCTCGGACTGGGGGACCGGGTCAGGTTCCTCGGACTCGTTGATGACGAGGAGTTGAGGCTGGCGTACCTTCGTGCCACGGTTTTTTGCCAGCCCGGTACAGCCGAGCTTCAGTCGCTCGTGACGCTCGAAGCGATGTCTGCGTCCACTCCAGTGCTCCTCGCCAACGCGATGGCGTTGCCCCATCTAGTGGAGAACGGTTCAAACGGCTATCTCTTCACACCCCATGACAGTTCCGAGCTAAGCCGGCGGCTCACCGAGATCATCTCGCTGCCCGAAGCGGAGCGGGAACTGATGGGCAAGATGAGCCGGTCAATGGTGGAGAAGCACAGCATTGATGCAACGCTGTCAACGTTCGAGGATCTCTATCGCGGCCGGCTGCACGAAACGGAGACCGTCTAAACCGCCAAGTGCGCTCAGGAGCATGGCTAGAATAGGTCTGCGCCCGTACGAATGTAAGCGTATTGGGCAGCGCCGCGGGGCTGTAGCTCAGCCGGTTAGAGCAGCGGACTCATAATCCGTTTGTCGTGGGTTCAAGCCCCACCAGCCCTACAACAGCGGAACCCTGGTCACTTGGTGGCCGGGGTTCCTTGCTTTCCTACCCCTTTTCCTTACTTTTTCTCGCTTTTCCTCGCTACTCCTCGCTGCGCGTCGGGAGGCGGGAACACGTTGATTCCGAATGGCTGGTGCAATCAAGTTACCGATGGGTAACATGGCGGAGTGTTTGACCTCGGCGATGGCCGATGAAGGATGAGGATTCTGCAATGGGTGCACCTACGTTCGATGCCGGCAATCTCCCGTACGCGGACGGCGACTTTTATGCGTTCGAGCAACTGCTCGACACCAAGGAGCGCGACCGACTGCATGAGGTGAGGGAGTGGCTGTCGGTCGAAGTTCGGCCGCATGCCTCGCGCTGGTGGAACGACGCGGTTTTTCCCAGCGAACTGATCCCGCGAATAGCAGATCTGGATATTGTTTCTCCGGTCCGGCGCTTGGGGTACTCCAACCTCTTCGCCGGTCTGCTGCACGCGGAGTTCACCCGTGCGGATACGTCCATCGCTACCTTCATGGGCGTCCACGATGGGTTGTTCACCGGATCCATCGAGGCGCTCGCCTCTCCTGACCAGCAGGCCGCTTGGCTTCCCGACATCTACTCCATGAAGAAGATCGGGGCTTTCGGGCTCACCGAGCCGCTCGGAGGATCCGACGTGGCCGGTGGCACGCGCACCACCGCCGAACGCCAGGGTGATCGCTGGATCCTGAATGGGGCAAAGCGCTGGATCGGCAACGCGACATTCTCAGATTGGGTGGTCATCTACGCCCGCGATGTGGCAGACAACCAGGTCAAGGCCTTCCTCGTGGACACGTCCCTGCCCGGCTACAAGGCGACGAAGATCGAAAACAAGACCGCGCTGCGTACCGTTGAGAACGCGGACATCGTGCTTGAAGGCGTGGAGGTCAGCGACGACTTCAAGCTTGTTGGCGCCAACAGCTTCAAGGATGCCAACAAGGTACTGCGCATCACGCGCCTTTCGGTGGCCTGGCAGGCAGTCGGTCAGCAGTTGGCAGCGTTCGACGTGGCGCGGCGGTATGCGGTGGAGCGCCAGCAGTTCGGGCGGCCTTTGGCCTCCTTCCAGCTCATCCAGCAGCAGCTGGTTGAGATGCTCGGCAATACCGTAAGCTCACTTGGCATGATGGTCCGGCTGGCGCAATTGGCCGACGACGGCGGCGCCCGCGACGAGCAGTCTGCGCTCGCCAAGGCATTTACGACCGCCCGGATGCGGGAGACCGTGGCGCTTGGCCGAAGCATCCTTGGCGGGAACGGAATTGTCACGGATTACGAGATGGCGAAGATCTTCGCTGACGCCGAGGCGGTCTACTCCTATGAGGGCACGTACGAGATCAATACCCTGGTGACCGGGCGGGCCATTACGGGTATCGCTGCGTTCGTCTAGCCTTCCGGCATTATGGCCGACCGCCTTCCGCCGACCGCCTTCCGGCGACCGCCTTCCGTGCACGATGCTCACGCTCAGGACGGACCGTGTAGCGGTAGCAGCACCGAAGGGCGCCGGTCAGAAACGAAGTTGAGGGGGTTCACGTACTCGCCGTCCTCGCGCACACCCCAATGCAGGCAGGGGCCGGGACAGTGAACCTCCGAGCTGAGCCGGCCTATCACCTGACCCTCCCGAACGCGCTCACCGACGGTAACGGACGCCGTGACCGGCTCGAAACTGCTCAGGAGGCCGTCCCCGTGATC of Arthrobacter sp. JZ12 contains these proteins:
- a CDS encoding multidrug effflux MFS transporter; translation: MSTITHPGDALTRRQKLIYVFILGTLTALGPFTIDLYLPAFPALQDDLRVTEAAIQLTLTGTIVGFAAGQLLVGPWSDKVGRRLPLIAATSLHVVASVGAAMSTDIGMLMVFRVLQGMGAAGGGVVAMAMIRDLFSGYPLVRMLSYMALVNGMAPIFAPVIGSQLLVIMPWPGIFWFLAAYAFLVILAVSTFIIETLPADRRKASSSTALQRYRAVLTDRVFIGVLLVGGMNFSGLFSYLSSSPFLFQDVYGLDPQGYGVLFAINSLGIVAAVQISSRVLRRVGPQWVLVGSTALMLTMALLIILFDYLGFGFWGTAVPLWFYIMAAGFTFPCVQVLALANHGAQAGTAASLLGATTFGLAGVISPVVGLLGIDSATPMAGVMAACISLGVVFLWTIVRPRTVPAIG
- a CDS encoding sugar porter family MFS transporter, whose protein sequence is MHASRPSSNEAGSAPRPHTGKVIGVSVAAAVGGLLFGFDTAVVNGAVDAIQQDFNLGEAVLGFTVAITLLGCAAGAWFAGELADRLGRKRVMFGAAILFLVNSVGSGFAFSEWDLMFWRLVGGVAIGVASVIAPGYIAEIAPAKWRGGLASIQQLAITIGIFAALLSDAWLADLAGGASGDLWWGLPAWRWMLLVGVVPALVYGVLALTIPESPHYLIRGGRDAEAAHVLSRVTGVRDTSAKLGEIRATLRTEDRTTLRDLRGPALGIQPILWVGMAIAALQQLVGINAIFYYSTTLWQSVGFSESDSFTTSVITSVINVAMTFVAIFFVDRIGRRKLLLVGSAGMFVGLLAATLSFAQASGSGEDVSLPGIWGPVALIGANLFVIFFAATWGPVMWVTLGEMFPNKIRSIALGVATMVNWIFNFLVTLAFPWVSENLGVWIMYAVFTVFAVVSFWFVRTRLEEYAGRELEDRDELVTS
- a CDS encoding phage holin family protein, which codes for MESSTSTRVERSGGTPSVIGLIRLLLRLTPRQFGDEFSLAREQLKQKGVKAGVAAAFFVVALIFVAFLVVALIVAAIMGLATVMPPWLAALCFAALFLIIAAIAGFMGFSRFKKALPLLPEDAIRGVKYDIGVLKEGRKFNPATLDAPKPKEQKKPKHKDTGEPKPATPSYAELRSRSGRRRDHIAETRDQLDRGLDFKSRFGKTTSRAKDAAARAKSSAAHAKSSALHAREARSSRTRPETAAHAVRHNQTLADRWKPLSVVAASAAAIAVMVRRLVTK
- a CDS encoding CDP-alcohol phosphatidyltransferase family protein, whose product is MIRIIGAGGKPGHIPAELNTFWTLPNIITVIRFCGVPLFVAFVVQKDYAAAVITLVALGSTDWIDGYVARRFGQVSSVGKWLDPLADRTALIVVAVTFVVDGVAPPWLVWTIVIPDAILIVNALILFRGRLRLPVTNIGKIRTALLLVGSPLLLLQRVEGFDQTWLEITANVLLLLGCIGHIIAFYGYFIAAHRKYRLERAA
- a CDS encoding DMT family transporter; the protein is MAWVAVLLALLGACFLAVGAQRQGSAVRSNTGGLSLNSTGFMRLLRNPRWILGLILLGAGMVCNVIALSLASLTVVQPIGAIALVITTVVNSRDQGVRINRPTVMAISACVAGSALFVLLALNVTRKDHVVLPDQELTAVLLLCIAVAVFGTLAAVFKRRLNAFAYILGAGVLFGFVAVLTKIIATHLLDPNGRFLLNVPIYSVVAIIAAAGLGSWFVQSAYATGPPDLVIAGLTVIDPIVGIAVGIAVLGELQPNVESVIAIAMGVAAIVAIVGVTALSRHHPDVVKRQKEARRR
- a CDS encoding glycosyltransferase, which codes for MTDSAARSPLTILIAADTYPPHINGAAQFGYRLAKGMSARGHNVHVLAPHTTKGKSFTEPGGDWTVHRLRSHSVPTHDYWRICFPWEIKREISMLFDRVQPDVVHVQCHYMVGEYTLYEAVKRGIRVVATNHFMPENLNPFLPFPQWFKSIVARNSWRDMGRVMGKADVVTTPTPLAAKAMHEHAFLRKVLPLSNGIDAAAYEPRPGEQIERPDHPIVLFVGRLAEEKHVDVLIDAVAKTPDHLNLHLEIIGGGEVKPALKAQAERLGLGDRVRFLGLVDDEELRLAYLRATVFCQPGTAELQSLVTLEAMSASTPVLLANAMALPHLVENGSNGYLFTPHDSSELSRRLTEIISLPEAERELMGKMSRSMVEKHSIDATLSTFEDLYRGRLHETETV
- a CDS encoding acyl-CoA dehydrogenase family protein, coding for MGAPTFDAGNLPYADGDFYAFEQLLDTKERDRLHEVREWLSVEVRPHASRWWNDAVFPSELIPRIADLDIVSPVRRLGYSNLFAGLLHAEFTRADTSIATFMGVHDGLFTGSIEALASPDQQAAWLPDIYSMKKIGAFGLTEPLGGSDVAGGTRTTAERQGDRWILNGAKRWIGNATFSDWVVIYARDVADNQVKAFLVDTSLPGYKATKIENKTALRTVENADIVLEGVEVSDDFKLVGANSFKDANKVLRITRLSVAWQAVGQQLAAFDVARRYAVERQQFGRPLASFQLIQQQLVEMLGNTVSSLGMMVRLAQLADDGGARDEQSALAKAFTTARMRETVALGRSILGGNGIVTDYEMAKIFADAEAVYSYEGTYEINTLVTGRAITGIAAFV